One Silene latifolia isolate original U9 population chromosome 4, ASM4854445v1, whole genome shotgun sequence DNA segment encodes these proteins:
- the LOC141651392 gene encoding protein FAR1-RELATED SEQUENCE 2-like codes for MKFAPFTGIDNHKKSITFGCVLLDHEDDDSFIWAFQQFLKAMGGKEPNYIINDQDAGIINAVPAVFKKARHRFCMWHIMKKVTDKVGSTICKETDFLSRLNNVVWSEYLEPEEFEENWAKVISEFSLEENKWLTDKFESAMDQQRHNLKLLEAQSHNSMPETLFGSNWEAPAVKVYTHEVFFDFQEEVKFSVNACSVCGYTPPDPKN; via the exons atgaaattTGCACCTTTCACTGGCATAGACAATCACAAAAAGTCAATAACATTTGGATGCGTGCTTTTAGATCATGAAGATGATGACTCATTTATTTGGGCATTTCAGCAGTTCCTGAAAGCAATGGGTGGCAAAGAACCCAATTACATCATTAATGACCAAGATGCCGGAATAATAAATGCAGTTCCAG CCGTGTTCAAAAAAGCAAGACATCgcttttgcatgtggcacattatgAAGAAAGTAACAGACAAGGTTGGGAGCACAATTTGCAAAGAGACTGATTTCTTAAGTCGTCTGAACAATGTTGTCTGGAGTGAATACTTGGAGCCTGAGGAATTTGAAGAGAATTGGGCTAAGGTCATTAGCGAGTTTTCGTTAGAAGAGAATAAATGGTTGACTGACAA atttgagagtgccatGGACCAACAAAGGCACAATCTAAAGCTTCTTGAAGCACAGAGCCACAACTCAATGCCTGAAACCCTATTCGGGTCAAACTGGGAGGCCCCTGCAGTGAAGGTCTATACACATGAAGTGTTCTTTGATTTCCAAGAGGAGGTTAAATTTTCGGTAAATGCGTGTAGTGTTTGTGGATACACCCCACCAGATCCAAAGAACTAA